One Vicugna pacos chromosome 12, VicPac4, whole genome shotgun sequence genomic window carries:
- the BTG1 gene encoding protein BTG1 has translation MHPFYTRAATMIGEIAAAVSFISKFLRTKGLTSERQLQTFSQSLQELLAEHYKHHWFPEKPCKGSGYRCIRINHKMDPLIGQAAQRIGLSSQELFRLLPSELTLWVDPYEVSYRIGEDGSICVLYEASPAGGSTQNSTNVQMVDSRISCKEELLLGRTSPSKNYNMMTVSG, from the exons aTGCATCCCTTCTACACCCGGGCCGCCACCATGATAGGCGAGATCGCCGCCGCCGTGTCCTTCATCTCCAAGTTTCTCCGCACCAAGGGGCTCACGAGCGAGCGACAGCTGCAGACCTTCAGCCAGAGCCTTCAGGAGCTGCTGGCAG AACATTATAAACATCACTGGTTCCCAGAAAAGCCGTGCAAGGGATCAGGTTACCGTTGTATTCGCATCAACCATAAAATGGATCCTCTGATTGGACAGGCAGCACAGCGGATTGGACTGAGCAGTCAGGAGCTGTTCAGGCTTCTCCCAAGTGAACTCACACTCTGGGTTGACCCCTATGAAGTGTCCTACAGAATTGGAGAGGATGGCTCCATCTGTGTGCTGTACGAGGCCTCACCAGCAGGAGGTAGCACCCAGAACAGCACCAACGTGCAAATGGTAGACAGCAGAATCAGCTGTAAGGAGGAACTTCTCTTGGGCAGAACAAGCCCTTCCAAAAACTACAATATGATGACTGTATCAGGTTAA